The DNA region CCGCCCTGCGTCCTTTCGCCCTGCCCCTGGCCGCGGTGAGCGGTGGCTTCCTGATCGGCCTGGGCATGCGAGGGGTGTGGCGGGCGCGCCATCGGTTGGGCATGGAAGACCCGACTCTGCCGGACGGGCGGCCGCTCTGGCTCGTGTACATCCAGTTTCTCGGGCTGACTCTGTTGAATCCACTGACGATCGTGTACTTCGCGGCCCTGGTCCTCGGGGGAAGCCTCGGCGATAAGGGTTCGGTGGCGCACGGCCTGCTCTTCGTGCTCGGTGCGGGCCTGGCTTCGCTCTCGTGGCAATCGCTGTTGGCCGCGGGGGGCTCGCAGCTGGGGCAGCGCCTGCCGCCCCACTCCCGCCTGATCACCAGCCTGATCGGCAACCTGGTGGTGATTGCGTTGGGCGTGCGCATCCTGGTGCAGGCATTTTGGCTTTCGGGGTTATGACCAGGGAGCGGCCCGTCAGGGCTTGAAAGCGGGCGGTGAGGTGGACATAGGCTCCCCTACAAGGCTATTGTCATCGTCGCGTTGCACTTAGAGATAGAACCCGTGCGCCGATCTCGAGCCTGAAAATCGACTAGAATTGAGATGCCTGGGGCGACTCCCTCCGGGCGAGGAGGACCCAATGCCCTTCCGACTTGGCACACCCGAGCTGATCATCATCCTGGTTATCGTCCTGCTGATCTTCGGGACGGGGCGGATCACAAAGGTGGCCGGCGAGCTGGGTAAAGGCATCAAGGAATTCCGGTCCGGGCTGAAAGAAAACGAGCAGGAGGCAAGCAAGGACAAGCCGGAACCGCCTGCAACCCCTAGCTGATCGACCGATCCGAGGCTGCACGTTGAGATCACCGCTGGCGGTGAGATCGGGCCGGCGCGGAACAGGTGCAGCCTCTTGCTTGCCGCAAACCCTCTCGGATTCGCATGCCTGAGCCTCGACTGAGCCAGATCCAGTGCGTCCTGCTGGACATGGATGGGACGTTTTACCTTGGCGAGCGCCTGCTGCCCGGTGCCGCCGCCTTCATTGAGACGCTGCGGGCTGGCTCGCAGCGATTCGTCTTCCTGACCAACAACACCTCTCAGAACCGGCAGCACTACCTGGCGAAGATGCTCCGGCTAGGCGTCCGGCTCTCTGACGAGGAGATCTTCACCGCGGGCGAGGCCAGCGCCCTGTGGCTACAAGAACGGGCTGCTGGCTGCGCCGTGTTTCTGGCTGGCACCCCGGCACTAGCTGAGGTCTTCACGGGCCACGGTTTTCGGCTGGTTCAGGAGGACCCGGACTGGGTGGTGTTGGGCTTCGACACCACGCTCACCTACGACCGGCTGTGGAAGCTTTGTGATCACGTGCGAGCCGGGCGTCCCTACCTGGCGACCCACCCAGATTTCAACTGCCCGACCGACGGCGGCTTCAAGCCGGATATTGGCGCCATGATCGCCTTCGTCGAAGCCTCCACCGGCCGCCGGCCGGATGTGGTGATCGGCAAACCCCATGCCCCGATCCTGGAGGCGCTGGTGCGCAGGACCGGAGTGCCGGTCGAGTCGATGTGCATGGTGGGGGATCGGCTGTACACCGACATCGCCCTGGGTGCCCACGGGGTGATGACCGTGCTGGTGCTCAGTGGGGAGACGTCGGGCGAAGCCTTGCAGGCCTCGGACTACGCCCCTGACCTGGTGGTGCAGGACCTGGCCGAGTTGAACGGGCTCTGGCGCCAGGCCCGGCCGGAGTAGGCTT from Anaerolineales bacterium includes:
- a CDS encoding HAD-IIA family hydrolase; the protein is MPEPRLSQIQCVLLDMDGTFYLGERLLPGAAAFIETLRAGSQRFVFLTNNTSQNRQHYLAKMLRLGVRLSDEEIFTAGEASALWLQERAAGCAVFLAGTPALAEVFTGHGFRLVQEDPDWVVLGFDTTLTYDRLWKLCDHVRAGRPYLATHPDFNCPTDGGFKPDIGAMIAFVEASTGRRPDVVIGKPHAPILEALVRRTGVPVESMCMVGDRLYTDIALGAHGVMTVLVLSGETSGEALQASDYAPDLVVQDLAELNGLWRQARPE
- a CDS encoding LysE family transporter — protein: MSAFWQGVIAGYGIAIPVGAIAVLIVDLALRRGFRSGFAAGAGAATADLIYAALAVAVGTVLAAALRPFALPLAAVSGGFLIGLGMRGVWRARHRLGMEDPTLPDGRPLWLVYIQFLGLTLLNPLTIVYFAALVLGGSLGDKGSVAHGLLFVLGAGLASLSWQSLLAAGGSQLGQRLPPHSRLITSLIGNLVVIALGVRILVQAFWLSGL
- the tatA gene encoding twin-arginine translocase TatA/TatE family subunit; this encodes MPFRLGTPELIIILVIVLLIFGTGRITKVAGELGKGIKEFRSGLKENEQEASKDKPEPPATPS